In the genome of Chrysemys picta bellii isolate R12L10 chromosome 17, ASM1138683v2, whole genome shotgun sequence, one region contains:
- the U2AF2 gene encoding splicing factor U2AF 65 kDa subunit isoform X1 has translation MSDFDEFERQLNENKQERDKENRHRKRSHSRSRSRERKRRSRSRERRNRDQRSVSRDRRRRRKNQELTTTATTQVCVGRSPLNLAGPLSRSPRHEKKKKIRKYWDVPPPGFEHITPMQYKAMQAAGQIPATALLPTMTPDGLAVTPTPVPVVGSQMTRQARRLYVGNIPFGITEEAMMDFFNAQMRLGGLTQAPGNPVLAVQINQDKNFAFLEFRSVDETTQAMAFDGIIFQGQSLKIRRPHDYQPLPGMSENPSVYVPGVVSTVVPDSAHKLFIGGLPNYLNDDQVKELLTSFGPLKAFNLVKDSATGLSKGYAFCEYVDINVTDQPEQRPQTNPKTPALLCPCKPAIAGLNGMQLGDKKLLVQRASVGAKNATLSTINQTPVTLQVPGLMSSQVQMGGHPTEVLCLMNMVLPEELLDDEEYEEIVEDVRDECSKYGVVKSIEIPRPVDGVEVPGCGKIFVEFTSVFDCQKAMQGLTGRKFANRVVVTKYCDPDSYHRRDFW, from the exons ATGTCCGACTTCGACGAGTTCGAGCGGCAGCTCAACGAGAACAAgcaag agcgcGACAAGGAGAACCGTCACCGGAAGCGCAGCCATAGCCGCTCGCGGAGCCGCGAACGGAAGCGCCGCAGCCGGAGCCGGGAGAGGCGCAACAGAGACCAGCGCAGCGTCTCGCGGGACCGCAGGCGACGCAG gaagaaCCAAGAattaacaacaacagcaacaacacaagtatgtgttgggag GTCACCCCTAAATCTCGCTGGTCCCTTGAG CCGCTCCCCCCGCcatgagaagaagaagaagatccGCAAGTACTGGGACGTGCCCCCGCCCGGGTTTGAGCACATCACCCCAATGCAGTACAAAGCCATGCAAG CCGCGGGTCAGATTCCAGCCACAGCTCTCCTCCCAACCATGACCCCTGATGGATTGGCCGTGACCCCCACCCCGGTCCCGGTGGTCGGCAGCCAGATGACCCGACAGGCCCGCCGCCTCTACGTTGGAAATATCCCCTTTGGCATCACTGAG gagGCCATGATGGATTTCTTTAACGCTCAGATGCGCCTTGGAGGGCTGACCCAGGCCCCTGGCAACCCCGTCTTGGCTGTGCAGATCAATCAGGACAAGAATTTTGCTTTCCTGGAG TTCCGCTCTGTGGACGAGACCACCCAGGCCATGGCATTCGACGGCATCATCTTCCAGGGGCAGTCGCTGAAGATCCGCCGCCCCCATGATTATCAGCCGCTGCCCGGCATGTCTGAGAACCCATCTGTCTACGTGCCAG GCGTGGTGTCCACCGTGGTCCCGGACTCGGCTCACAAGCTCTTCATCGGGGGTTTGCCCAACTATCTAAACGACGATCAG GTGAAGGAGCTGCTGACTTCTTTCGGGCCCCTGAAGGCCTTCAACCTGGTGAAGGACAGCGCCACCGGGCTGTCCAAGGGCTACGCCTTCTGCGAGTACGTGGACATCAACGTCACAGACCAG CCCGAACAGCGGCCACAAACCAATCCGAagaccccagctctgctctgcccatGCAAGCCG GCCATCGCCGGGCTGAACGGCATGCAACTGGGTGACAAGAAACTGCTGGTGCAGAGAGCCAGCGTCGGAGCCAAGAACGCCACGctg AGCACGATAAACCAGACCCCGGTGACGCTGCAGGTGCCCGGGCTGATGAGCTCGCAGGTGCAGATGGGCGGGCACCCCACCGAGGTGCTCTGCCTCATGAACATGGTGCTGCCCGAGGAGCTGCTCGACGATGAGGAGTACGAGGAGATCGTGGAGGACGTGCGGGACGAGTGCAGCAAGTACGGGGTGGTCAAGTCCATCGAGATCCCCCGGCCCGTCGACGGCGTCGAGGTGCCCGGCTGTGGCAAG
- the U2AF2 gene encoding splicing factor U2AF 65 kDa subunit isoform X3: MSDFDEFERQLNENKQERDKENRHRKRSHSRSRSRERKRRSRSRERRNRDQRSVSRDRRRRRSPLNLAGPLSRSPRHEKKKKIRKYWDVPPPGFEHITPMQYKAMQAAGQIPATALLPTMTPDGLAVTPTPVPVVGSQMTRQARRLYVGNIPFGITEEAMMDFFNAQMRLGGLTQAPGNPVLAVQINQDKNFAFLEFRSVDETTQAMAFDGIIFQGQSLKIRRPHDYQPLPGMSENPSVYVPGVVSTVVPDSAHKLFIGGLPNYLNDDQVKELLTSFGPLKAFNLVKDSATGLSKGYAFCEYVDINVTDQPEQRPQTNPKTPALLCPCKPAIAGLNGMQLGDKKLLVQRASVGAKNATLSTINQTPVTLQVPGLMSSQVQMGGHPTEVLCLMNMVLPEELLDDEEYEEIVEDVRDECSKYGVVKSIEIPRPVDGVEVPGCGKIFVEFTSVFDCQKAMQGLTGRKFANRVVVTKYCDPDSYHRRDFW; encoded by the exons ATGTCCGACTTCGACGAGTTCGAGCGGCAGCTCAACGAGAACAAgcaag agcgcGACAAGGAGAACCGTCACCGGAAGCGCAGCCATAGCCGCTCGCGGAGCCGCGAACGGAAGCGCCGCAGCCGGAGCCGGGAGAGGCGCAACAGAGACCAGCGCAGCGTCTCGCGGGACCGCAGGCGACGCAG GTCACCCCTAAATCTCGCTGGTCCCTTGAG CCGCTCCCCCCGCcatgagaagaagaagaagatccGCAAGTACTGGGACGTGCCCCCGCCCGGGTTTGAGCACATCACCCCAATGCAGTACAAAGCCATGCAAG CCGCGGGTCAGATTCCAGCCACAGCTCTCCTCCCAACCATGACCCCTGATGGATTGGCCGTGACCCCCACCCCGGTCCCGGTGGTCGGCAGCCAGATGACCCGACAGGCCCGCCGCCTCTACGTTGGAAATATCCCCTTTGGCATCACTGAG gagGCCATGATGGATTTCTTTAACGCTCAGATGCGCCTTGGAGGGCTGACCCAGGCCCCTGGCAACCCCGTCTTGGCTGTGCAGATCAATCAGGACAAGAATTTTGCTTTCCTGGAG TTCCGCTCTGTGGACGAGACCACCCAGGCCATGGCATTCGACGGCATCATCTTCCAGGGGCAGTCGCTGAAGATCCGCCGCCCCCATGATTATCAGCCGCTGCCCGGCATGTCTGAGAACCCATCTGTCTACGTGCCAG GCGTGGTGTCCACCGTGGTCCCGGACTCGGCTCACAAGCTCTTCATCGGGGGTTTGCCCAACTATCTAAACGACGATCAG GTGAAGGAGCTGCTGACTTCTTTCGGGCCCCTGAAGGCCTTCAACCTGGTGAAGGACAGCGCCACCGGGCTGTCCAAGGGCTACGCCTTCTGCGAGTACGTGGACATCAACGTCACAGACCAG CCCGAACAGCGGCCACAAACCAATCCGAagaccccagctctgctctgcccatGCAAGCCG GCCATCGCCGGGCTGAACGGCATGCAACTGGGTGACAAGAAACTGCTGGTGCAGAGAGCCAGCGTCGGAGCCAAGAACGCCACGctg AGCACGATAAACCAGACCCCGGTGACGCTGCAGGTGCCCGGGCTGATGAGCTCGCAGGTGCAGATGGGCGGGCACCCCACCGAGGTGCTCTGCCTCATGAACATGGTGCTGCCCGAGGAGCTGCTCGACGATGAGGAGTACGAGGAGATCGTGGAGGACGTGCGGGACGAGTGCAGCAAGTACGGGGTGGTCAAGTCCATCGAGATCCCCCGGCCCGTCGACGGCGTCGAGGTGCCCGGCTGTGGCAAG
- the U2AF2 gene encoding splicing factor U2AF 65 kDa subunit isoform X5 — protein MSDFDEFERQLNENKQERDKENRHRKRSHSRSRSRERKRRSRSRERRNRDQRSVSRDRRRRRSPLNLAGPLSRSPRHEKKKKIRKYWDVPPPGFEHITPMQYKAMQAAGQIPATALLPTMTPDGLAVTPTPVPVVGSQMTRQARRLYVGNIPFGITEEAMMDFFNAQMRLGGLTQAPGNPVLAVQINQDKNFAFLEFRSVDETTQAMAFDGIIFQGQSLKIRRPHDYQPLPGMSENPSVYVPGVVSTVVPDSAHKLFIGGLPNYLNDDQVKELLTSFGPLKAFNLVKDSATGLSKGYAFCEYVDINVTDQAIAGLNGMQLGDKKLLVQRASVGAKNATLSTINQTPVTLQVPGLMSSQVQMGGHPTEVLCLMNMVLPEELLDDEEYEEIVEDVRDECSKYGVVKSIEIPRPVDGVEVPGCGKIFVEFTSVFDCQKAMQGLTGRKFANRVVVTKYCDPDSYHRRDFW, from the exons ATGTCCGACTTCGACGAGTTCGAGCGGCAGCTCAACGAGAACAAgcaag agcgcGACAAGGAGAACCGTCACCGGAAGCGCAGCCATAGCCGCTCGCGGAGCCGCGAACGGAAGCGCCGCAGCCGGAGCCGGGAGAGGCGCAACAGAGACCAGCGCAGCGTCTCGCGGGACCGCAGGCGACGCAG GTCACCCCTAAATCTCGCTGGTCCCTTGAG CCGCTCCCCCCGCcatgagaagaagaagaagatccGCAAGTACTGGGACGTGCCCCCGCCCGGGTTTGAGCACATCACCCCAATGCAGTACAAAGCCATGCAAG CCGCGGGTCAGATTCCAGCCACAGCTCTCCTCCCAACCATGACCCCTGATGGATTGGCCGTGACCCCCACCCCGGTCCCGGTGGTCGGCAGCCAGATGACCCGACAGGCCCGCCGCCTCTACGTTGGAAATATCCCCTTTGGCATCACTGAG gagGCCATGATGGATTTCTTTAACGCTCAGATGCGCCTTGGAGGGCTGACCCAGGCCCCTGGCAACCCCGTCTTGGCTGTGCAGATCAATCAGGACAAGAATTTTGCTTTCCTGGAG TTCCGCTCTGTGGACGAGACCACCCAGGCCATGGCATTCGACGGCATCATCTTCCAGGGGCAGTCGCTGAAGATCCGCCGCCCCCATGATTATCAGCCGCTGCCCGGCATGTCTGAGAACCCATCTGTCTACGTGCCAG GCGTGGTGTCCACCGTGGTCCCGGACTCGGCTCACAAGCTCTTCATCGGGGGTTTGCCCAACTATCTAAACGACGATCAG GTGAAGGAGCTGCTGACTTCTTTCGGGCCCCTGAAGGCCTTCAACCTGGTGAAGGACAGCGCCACCGGGCTGTCCAAGGGCTACGCCTTCTGCGAGTACGTGGACATCAACGTCACAGACCAG GCCATCGCCGGGCTGAACGGCATGCAACTGGGTGACAAGAAACTGCTGGTGCAGAGAGCCAGCGTCGGAGCCAAGAACGCCACGctg AGCACGATAAACCAGACCCCGGTGACGCTGCAGGTGCCCGGGCTGATGAGCTCGCAGGTGCAGATGGGCGGGCACCCCACCGAGGTGCTCTGCCTCATGAACATGGTGCTGCCCGAGGAGCTGCTCGACGATGAGGAGTACGAGGAGATCGTGGAGGACGTGCGGGACGAGTGCAGCAAGTACGGGGTGGTCAAGTCCATCGAGATCCCCCGGCCCGTCGACGGCGTCGAGGTGCCCGGCTGTGGCAAG
- the U2AF2 gene encoding splicing factor U2AF 65 kDa subunit isoform X4: protein MSDFDEFERQLNENKQERDKENRHRKRSHSRSRSRERKRRSRSRERRNRDQRSVSRDRRRRRKNQELTTTATTQVCVGRSPLNLAGPLSRSPRHEKKKKIRKYWDVPPPGFEHITPMQYKAMQAAGQIPATALLPTMTPDGLAVTPTPVPVVGSQMTRQARRLYVGNIPFGITEEAMMDFFNAQMRLGGLTQAPGNPVLAVQINQDKNFAFLEFRSVDETTQAMAFDGIIFQGQSLKIRRPHDYQPLPGMSENPSVYVPGVVSTVVPDSAHKLFIGGLPNYLNDDQVKELLTSFGPLKAFNLVKDSATGLSKGYAFCEYVDINVTDQAIAGLNGMQLGDKKLLVQRASVGAKNATLSTINQTPVTLQVPGLMSSQVQMGGHPTEVLCLMNMVLPEELLDDEEYEEIVEDVRDECSKYGVVKSIEIPRPVDGVEVPGCGKIFVEFTSVFDCQKAMQGLTGRKFANRVVVTKYCDPDSYHRRDFW from the exons ATGTCCGACTTCGACGAGTTCGAGCGGCAGCTCAACGAGAACAAgcaag agcgcGACAAGGAGAACCGTCACCGGAAGCGCAGCCATAGCCGCTCGCGGAGCCGCGAACGGAAGCGCCGCAGCCGGAGCCGGGAGAGGCGCAACAGAGACCAGCGCAGCGTCTCGCGGGACCGCAGGCGACGCAG gaagaaCCAAGAattaacaacaacagcaacaacacaagtatgtgttgggag GTCACCCCTAAATCTCGCTGGTCCCTTGAG CCGCTCCCCCCGCcatgagaagaagaagaagatccGCAAGTACTGGGACGTGCCCCCGCCCGGGTTTGAGCACATCACCCCAATGCAGTACAAAGCCATGCAAG CCGCGGGTCAGATTCCAGCCACAGCTCTCCTCCCAACCATGACCCCTGATGGATTGGCCGTGACCCCCACCCCGGTCCCGGTGGTCGGCAGCCAGATGACCCGACAGGCCCGCCGCCTCTACGTTGGAAATATCCCCTTTGGCATCACTGAG gagGCCATGATGGATTTCTTTAACGCTCAGATGCGCCTTGGAGGGCTGACCCAGGCCCCTGGCAACCCCGTCTTGGCTGTGCAGATCAATCAGGACAAGAATTTTGCTTTCCTGGAG TTCCGCTCTGTGGACGAGACCACCCAGGCCATGGCATTCGACGGCATCATCTTCCAGGGGCAGTCGCTGAAGATCCGCCGCCCCCATGATTATCAGCCGCTGCCCGGCATGTCTGAGAACCCATCTGTCTACGTGCCAG GCGTGGTGTCCACCGTGGTCCCGGACTCGGCTCACAAGCTCTTCATCGGGGGTTTGCCCAACTATCTAAACGACGATCAG GTGAAGGAGCTGCTGACTTCTTTCGGGCCCCTGAAGGCCTTCAACCTGGTGAAGGACAGCGCCACCGGGCTGTCCAAGGGCTACGCCTTCTGCGAGTACGTGGACATCAACGTCACAGACCAG GCCATCGCCGGGCTGAACGGCATGCAACTGGGTGACAAGAAACTGCTGGTGCAGAGAGCCAGCGTCGGAGCCAAGAACGCCACGctg AGCACGATAAACCAGACCCCGGTGACGCTGCAGGTGCCCGGGCTGATGAGCTCGCAGGTGCAGATGGGCGGGCACCCCACCGAGGTGCTCTGCCTCATGAACATGGTGCTGCCCGAGGAGCTGCTCGACGATGAGGAGTACGAGGAGATCGTGGAGGACGTGCGGGACGAGTGCAGCAAGTACGGGGTGGTCAAGTCCATCGAGATCCCCCGGCCCGTCGACGGCGTCGAGGTGCCCGGCTGTGGCAAG
- the U2AF2 gene encoding splicing factor U2AF 65 kDa subunit isoform X2 produces the protein MSDFDEFERQLNENKQERDKENRHRKRSHSRSRSRERKRRSRSRERRNRDQRSVSRDRRRRRKNQELTTTATTQVCVGRSPLNLAGPLSRSPRHEKKKKIRKYWDVPPPGFEHITPMQYKAMQAAGQIPATALLPTMTPDGLAVTPTPVPVVGSQMTRQARRLYVGNIPFGITEEAMMDFFNAQMRLGGLTQAPGNPVLAVQINQDKNFAFLEFRSVDETTQAMAFDGIIFQGQSLKIRRPHDYQPLPGMSENPSVYVPGVVSTVVPDSAHKLFIGGLPNYLNDDQVKELLTSFGPLKAFNLVKDSATGLSKGYAFCEYVDINVTDQISKAIAGLNGMQLGDKKLLVQRASVGAKNATLSTINQTPVTLQVPGLMSSQVQMGGHPTEVLCLMNMVLPEELLDDEEYEEIVEDVRDECSKYGVVKSIEIPRPVDGVEVPGCGKIFVEFTSVFDCQKAMQGLTGRKFANRVVVTKYCDPDSYHRRDFW, from the exons ATGTCCGACTTCGACGAGTTCGAGCGGCAGCTCAACGAGAACAAgcaag agcgcGACAAGGAGAACCGTCACCGGAAGCGCAGCCATAGCCGCTCGCGGAGCCGCGAACGGAAGCGCCGCAGCCGGAGCCGGGAGAGGCGCAACAGAGACCAGCGCAGCGTCTCGCGGGACCGCAGGCGACGCAG gaagaaCCAAGAattaacaacaacagcaacaacacaagtatgtgttgggag GTCACCCCTAAATCTCGCTGGTCCCTTGAG CCGCTCCCCCCGCcatgagaagaagaagaagatccGCAAGTACTGGGACGTGCCCCCGCCCGGGTTTGAGCACATCACCCCAATGCAGTACAAAGCCATGCAAG CCGCGGGTCAGATTCCAGCCACAGCTCTCCTCCCAACCATGACCCCTGATGGATTGGCCGTGACCCCCACCCCGGTCCCGGTGGTCGGCAGCCAGATGACCCGACAGGCCCGCCGCCTCTACGTTGGAAATATCCCCTTTGGCATCACTGAG gagGCCATGATGGATTTCTTTAACGCTCAGATGCGCCTTGGAGGGCTGACCCAGGCCCCTGGCAACCCCGTCTTGGCTGTGCAGATCAATCAGGACAAGAATTTTGCTTTCCTGGAG TTCCGCTCTGTGGACGAGACCACCCAGGCCATGGCATTCGACGGCATCATCTTCCAGGGGCAGTCGCTGAAGATCCGCCGCCCCCATGATTATCAGCCGCTGCCCGGCATGTCTGAGAACCCATCTGTCTACGTGCCAG GCGTGGTGTCCACCGTGGTCCCGGACTCGGCTCACAAGCTCTTCATCGGGGGTTTGCCCAACTATCTAAACGACGATCAG GTGAAGGAGCTGCTGACTTCTTTCGGGCCCCTGAAGGCCTTCAACCTGGTGAAGGACAGCGCCACCGGGCTGTCCAAGGGCTACGCCTTCTGCGAGTACGTGGACATCAACGTCACAGACCAG ATTTCGAAGGCCATCGCCGGGCTGAACGGCATGCAACTGGGTGACAAGAAACTGCTGGTGCAGAGAGCCAGCGTCGGAGCCAAGAACGCCACGctg AGCACGATAAACCAGACCCCGGTGACGCTGCAGGTGCCCGGGCTGATGAGCTCGCAGGTGCAGATGGGCGGGCACCCCACCGAGGTGCTCTGCCTCATGAACATGGTGCTGCCCGAGGAGCTGCTCGACGATGAGGAGTACGAGGAGATCGTGGAGGACGTGCGGGACGAGTGCAGCAAGTACGGGGTGGTCAAGTCCATCGAGATCCCCCGGCCCGTCGACGGCGTCGAGGTGCCCGGCTGTGGCAAG